The following DNA comes from Candidatus Stoquefichus sp. SB1.
TCAAACACACGATAACAAAATTTTAGTTGCTTATTTTTCAGCAACAGGAACAACTCAATCCATTGCATCTTATATTTCAGAATCTTTAGATGCTCAGCTTTATGAAATCGTTCCTCAAAATATGTATAGTGAAGCAGATTTAGACTATAACAATAGTCAAAGTCGAGCAACTATTGAACAAAATGATAACAGTGTCCGACCAGCTATTGATCAACCATTAAAGAGTATAAGTGAATATGATATTGTCTTTATTGGTTATCCTATTTGGCATGGTCAGGCACCACGCATTCTTTCTAGTTTTTTAGAAAATTATGATTTTTCTCATAAAACAATTATTCCATTTTGTACTTCATATAGTAGTGGAATGGGAACAAGTGCTATTAATCTTCATTCACTTGTGGATAAATCTGCAAAGTGGATGAAAGGAAAAAGATTTACAGGTAAAGAGAATTTACAGGACTTAAAGCAATGGACAGAAAGTTTAAATTTAAATAGAGTGAGTTCTATTTTTGATTTATCTAAGG
Coding sequences within:
- a CDS encoding flavodoxin — protein: MKDKLKYMTILGIIGIVILSSIYVCYRGNSANDYSSADINKENQTHDNKILVAYFSATGTTQSIASYISESLDAQLYEIVPQNMYSEADLDYNNSQSRATIEQNDNSVRPAIDQPLKSISEYDIVFIGYPIWHGQAPRILSSFLENYDFSHKTIIPFCTSYSSGMGTSAINLHSLVDKSAKWMKGKRFTGKENLQDLKQWTESLNLNRVSSIFDLSKGKMEKL